A single genomic interval of Mycobacterium sp. DL592 harbors:
- a CDS encoding SGNH/GDSL hydrolase family protein, which translates to MSRAVLMAVVVALIVAACSPAPRLTPAQQAALPGEHIVVIGDSYTVGVNNDPEDPDLWPAMVWSRLRDLHYEIQPTVAGEGGAGYVHIGTRGGVFADRLDVIQPSTDLVVLFGSPNDVGTAPDTLRSAVRDTLARARSAAPSARLLVIGPAWPRPDPSAEVWQVRDIVRDEAARIGATFADPLAQRWWWDDPNLIGWDRVHPNRAGNEYLARQILPLIEAQLPPPK; encoded by the coding sequence GCCCCGTCTGACCCCGGCACAGCAGGCCGCGCTACCCGGCGAGCACATCGTGGTCATCGGAGACTCCTACACGGTCGGCGTCAACAACGACCCCGAGGACCCCGACCTGTGGCCCGCGATGGTGTGGAGCCGGCTACGCGACCTGCACTACGAGATCCAGCCGACGGTGGCCGGGGAGGGTGGCGCCGGATACGTCCACATCGGCACCCGCGGCGGGGTGTTCGCCGACCGGCTGGACGTGATCCAGCCGTCCACCGACCTGGTCGTGCTCTTCGGAAGTCCCAACGACGTCGGAACCGCGCCGGACACCCTGCGGTCGGCCGTGCGGGACACCTTGGCGCGGGCGCGCAGCGCCGCCCCGTCGGCACGTCTGCTGGTGATCGGGCCGGCCTGGCCGCGGCCCGATCCGTCAGCCGAGGTGTGGCAGGTGCGCGACATCGTGCGCGACGAGGCCGCCCGGATCGGTGCGACATTCGCCGACCCGCTCGCGCAGCGCTGGTGGTGGGATGACCCGAACCTCATCGGGTGGGACCGGGTGCACCCGAACCGGGCCGGCAACGAGTACCTGGCGCGGCAGATCCTGCCGCTGATCGAAGCCCAGCTGCCCCCGCCGAAATGA